In the Halorubrum ruber genome, CTCTCGAAAGGCTTCAATCTGAAAGAGTCACGGTCTGACTTCATCCTCGTGGAGTACGAAACTCGCCCCGACGTAGAAGTCGAGAACATCCAGCAAGTGCGTGCCGTCTGGAACGGCGACGAGTGGGAACTCCACCTCGTCTGTAAGAAAGAAATCCCAGTCGAAGACGCACCGGGTGACAACACGGCGGGGATCGACCTCGGTATCAGCAACTATCTCGCCATCGACTACGAGGACGGCGAGAGTGAACTGTATCCGGGGAACACGCTGAAAGAAGACAAGCATTACTTCACCCGTGAGGAGTACCAGACCGAAGGCGAGAACGGGCCGTCAAAGCGTGCGCGGAAGGCTCGCCGGAAACTCTCCCGGCGCAAAGACCATTTCCTCCACACGCTCTCGAAACACATTGTTGAGCGGTGTATCGAAGAAAGTGTGGAGATGATCTCGGTTGGCGACCTCAGTGACATCCGCGAGGATGAGAACGGCGACTCGCGGAATTGGGGTCAGTCGGGGAACAAGAAACTCCACGGATGGGAGTTCGACAGATTTGTTCGCCTGCTCGAATACAAGGCCGAGGAACACGGCATCCTCGTTGACCGAGTGGACGAGGAGAACACCTCAAAGACGTGTTCGTGTTGCGGACAGATTCGTGGCTCGAATCGTGTGGAGCGCGGTCTGTACGTCTGTGAGTCGTGCGAGACGACGATGAACGCAGACGTGAACGGTGCGGTGAACATTCGCAGAAAGATAACTCAGAGTCCCCCGACGGGGGATATGAATAACGGCTGGTTGGCACAGCCCGGAGTCTTCCTGTTCGACCGCGAGAGCGGACGGTTCACACCGAGAGAACAGGGAGTCTGCAAACCCTAATATCCCAACGCTCGGGATTCCTCCGCCTTCAGGCGGAGGAGGATGTCAAAAATGATTCACCTCACTGCCCTCTCGGAGGCGGCGCCAACTCGGCCGGGCCCGTCTACAACCCGATGATGTCGTCGAGTTCGACGTCGCTCACGCGGCCGCCGCACACCGCGCACTCCGATACGTCACGGGGACCGGCCCCGCCTTCCATGTGAAGGTTGCCGCACTCGGTACACACTTCGAATTCAGCGTCGAGCATGGGGCCGGACGTTTTTCGAATTCGCCGTATATGTTTTGTGCCGAGTACCGGCCGACCGGACCGCCCACCCGGTGACGCTACCCCTTTCCGCGTCGCGGTCGAAGCGTCGGTGATGACCGACGACACCGGCGATGACGCCGGCGAAGACTCCGGAGGCGACGCTCCCGACGACGACGCGACTCCCGACCCCGACAGCTCTGACGCCGACAATATCTCCGTAGATCGCTTCCACGAGGCGCTCGAAGCCGAGGAGCGCCCGGTCGCGACCGCGAGCGAGGTGGCCCGCCGACTCGGCACCACGCAGGCCGCGGCCCGCGACGCCCTCGCAGCGCTCGTCGACCGCGGCGACGTGGACCGGCTCGACGTTGAGGCCGATCCCGTCGTCTTCTACCCGCG is a window encoding:
- a CDS encoding RNA-guided endonuclease InsQ/TnpB family protein, translating into MLETTRTYVARITNHSQVRDDLDQCGFSASKLWNVGRYYIQERWDEGGEIPDEAELKSELKDHERYSDLHSQSSQRVLEELAEAFTGWYNSDDGNNPPGYRKRGDIHPRSTVTWKKRAIKHDDKHGQLRLSKGFNLKESRSDFILVEYETRPDVEVENIQQVRAVWNGDEWELHLVCKKEIPVEDAPGDNTAGIDLGISNYLAIDYEDGESELYPGNTLKEDKHYFTREEYQTEGENGPSKRARKARRKLSRRKDHFLHTLSKHIVERCIEESVEMISVGDLSDIREDENGDSRNWGQSGNKKLHGWEFDRFVRLLEYKAEEHGILVDRVDEENTSKTCSCCGQIRGSNRVERGLYVCESCETTMNADVNGAVNIRRKITQSPPTGDMNNGWLAQPGVFLFDRESGRFTPREQGVCKP